One window from the genome of Streptomyces sp. NBC_00708 encodes:
- the lanL gene encoding class IV lanthionine synthetase LanL translates to MTSHATEVDLESLLRRALQATRTAARWTTGTDETWCRVAPRSGTRRDQGWKLHLSATAASAPTVLVNALDVLLPDTSAFKFARSLDRVSTLNSRATPRGSSGKFLTVYPRSDADAVRLALNLHAATAGLAGPRILSDRPYAPHSLVHYRYGAFTGRQRLSDQGLLIWYIEDPDGNPVEDERTGRYSPPPWAQCPFPDTVPLPPPEAEAASGPVLLGGRFAVREAIRHTNKGGVYRGTDVSTGAPVVIKETRPHVEGDAAGRDVRDWLRAEARMLEKLEGTDLAPEALALFEHGQHLFLAQSEVPGVSLRTWVAERFRDLGGEQYRREATALVAQLVDLVTAAHAHGCVLRDFTPGNVMVRPDGELRLIDLELAADETGPCMPTRVGTPGFSAPERLTDAPVSVTADYYSLGATTCFVLTGKVPNLLPEEPATRTDEERLTAWLDTCTGHAKPPGGTARMIAGLMKDDPAARWNTLRAREALREPETARPTGPARLLPAQDEDLHAAVTGLVNHLVDSMTPADDRRLWPVSTAAGETNPCTVQQGAAGPLAVLTRYFELTGDPRLPELLSAAGHWIADRTHMPSTRAGLHFGDLGTAWALYEAGRAVDDHALVDHALALALTPQEPTLHHDITHGTAGSGMAALHLWHRTGDPRLAALAVDAADRLASAAQRAPSAVSWPVPAEALGGETGKRYLGFAHGSAGIGCFLLAGAVASGRQDHLRLAVETGEHLVLSSVRVGEAAQWPAQAGDEPTAPYWCHGAAGIGTFLVRLWQVTGDDRFGDLARRSALAVTERASRAPLSQCHGLAGNGDFLLDMSAATGDTAYRAMAADLGRLALAEGARRHGHLVFPNEYGDVSTSWSDGSAGILAFLLRLRHTDSRLWLAQLPG, encoded by the coding sequence ATGACGAGCCACGCAACCGAAGTCGACCTCGAAAGCCTCCTCCGCCGAGCCCTGCAGGCCACCCGCACGGCCGCGCGCTGGACCACCGGAACCGACGAGACGTGGTGCCGCGTCGCACCCCGGTCGGGAACCCGCCGCGACCAGGGCTGGAAGCTGCACCTGTCGGCGACGGCCGCCTCGGCGCCGACGGTCCTCGTGAACGCCCTGGACGTACTGCTGCCGGACACATCGGCGTTCAAGTTCGCGCGCTCGCTGGACCGGGTGAGCACCCTCAACTCCCGTGCCACGCCGCGCGGCAGCTCCGGCAAGTTCCTCACCGTCTATCCGCGCTCGGACGCGGACGCGGTCCGGCTCGCCCTGAACCTGCACGCCGCGACGGCCGGACTGGCGGGCCCGCGCATCCTCTCCGACCGGCCCTACGCCCCGCACAGCCTGGTGCACTACCGCTACGGCGCCTTCACCGGCCGGCAACGGCTGTCGGACCAGGGCCTGTTGATCTGGTACATCGAGGACCCCGACGGCAACCCCGTGGAGGACGAGCGCACCGGCCGCTACTCCCCGCCGCCGTGGGCGCAGTGCCCGTTCCCCGACACCGTGCCCCTCCCGCCGCCCGAGGCCGAGGCGGCGAGCGGCCCGGTCCTGCTCGGCGGCCGCTTCGCGGTACGGGAGGCGATCCGCCACACCAACAAGGGCGGTGTCTACCGGGGCACCGATGTCTCCACCGGCGCCCCCGTGGTCATCAAGGAGACGCGGCCCCACGTCGAGGGCGACGCCGCCGGGCGCGATGTCCGCGACTGGCTGCGCGCCGAGGCCCGGATGCTGGAGAAGCTGGAGGGCACGGACCTGGCCCCGGAAGCCCTGGCCCTCTTCGAACACGGCCAACACCTCTTCCTGGCCCAGAGCGAGGTCCCCGGCGTCAGCCTCCGTACCTGGGTCGCCGAGCGCTTCCGTGACCTCGGGGGAGAGCAGTACCGGCGCGAGGCCACGGCCCTGGTCGCCCAGCTCGTCGACCTCGTCACGGCGGCCCATGCCCACGGCTGCGTCCTGCGCGACTTCACCCCCGGCAACGTCATGGTCCGCCCCGACGGCGAACTGCGCCTCATCGACCTGGAACTCGCCGCCGACGAGACGGGCCCCTGTATGCCCACCCGGGTCGGCACCCCCGGGTTCAGCGCCCCCGAACGCCTGACGGACGCACCCGTGTCCGTGACGGCCGACTACTACAGCCTCGGCGCCACCACATGCTTCGTCCTGACCGGGAAGGTCCCGAACCTCCTGCCCGAGGAGCCCGCCACCAGAACCGACGAGGAACGGCTCACCGCCTGGCTGGACACCTGCACCGGACACGCGAAGCCCCCGGGCGGCACGGCGCGGATGATCGCCGGACTGATGAAGGACGATCCCGCCGCACGCTGGAACACCCTGCGGGCGCGCGAAGCCCTCCGCGAGCCGGAGACGGCCCGCCCCACGGGCCCCGCCCGGCTCCTCCCCGCACAGGACGAGGACCTGCACGCCGCCGTCACCGGACTCGTGAACCACCTCGTCGACTCGATGACCCCGGCGGACGACCGGCGCCTGTGGCCCGTCTCCACCGCGGCCGGCGAGACCAACCCCTGCACCGTGCAGCAGGGCGCGGCCGGCCCCCTGGCCGTACTGACGCGGTACTTCGAACTGACCGGGGACCCCCGTCTGCCCGAGCTGCTCTCGGCGGCGGGCCACTGGATCGCGGACCGCACCCACATGCCGTCCACCCGGGCCGGCCTGCACTTCGGGGACCTCGGAACCGCCTGGGCACTGTACGAAGCCGGAAGAGCCGTCGACGACCACGCACTCGTCGACCACGCGCTCGCCCTGGCACTGACACCGCAGGAACCCACGCTCCACCACGACATCACCCACGGCACCGCCGGCAGCGGCATGGCAGCCCTCCACCTGTGGCACCGCACCGGTGATCCGCGCCTGGCCGCACTGGCCGTCGACGCGGCCGACCGCCTGGCATCCGCGGCGCAGCGCGCTCCGTCGGCGGTGAGCTGGCCGGTTCCCGCGGAGGCACTCGGCGGTGAGACCGGCAAACGGTATCTGGGATTCGCCCATGGCTCCGCCGGCATCGGCTGCTTCCTCCTGGCCGGCGCGGTCGCCTCGGGACGCCAGGACCACCTGCGGCTCGCGGTGGAGACCGGCGAACACCTGGTGCTCAGCTCCGTACGTGTCGGGGAGGCCGCCCAGTGGCCCGCCCAGGCCGGCGACGAACCCACCGCCCCCTACTGGTGCCACGGCGCGGCCGGTATCGGCACCTTCCTCGTACGGCTGTGGCAGGTCACCGGCGACGACAGATTCGGGGACCTCGCCCGCCGCAGCGCCCTGGCCGTCACGGAACGCGCCTCGCGCGCCCCGCTCTCCCAGTGCCACGGACTGGCCGGCAACGGCGACTTCCTGCTCGATATGAGCGCCGCGACGGGAGATACCGCCTACCGCGCGATGGCCGCGGACCTGGGCCGCCTCGCCCTCGCCGAGGGAGCCCGCCGCCACGGGCACCTGGTCTTCCCCAACGAGTACGGGGACGTCTCGACCAGCTGGAGCGACGGGTCGGCCGGGATTCTGGCCTTCCTTCTGCGGCTCCGCCACACGGACTCCCGGCTCTGGCTCGCCCAGTTGCCGGGCTGA
- a CDS encoding VenA family class IV lanthipeptide, which produces MQTQDLELLAHLHALPETDPVGAEGAAFSATCECVGLLTVLNTVCIGISCA; this is translated from the coding sequence ATCCAGACCCAGGACCTCGAACTCCTCGCCCACCTCCACGCCCTTCCCGAGACCGACCCCGTCGGCGCCGAAGGGGCGGCGTTCTCCGCCACCTGCGAGTGCGTCGGCCTGCTGACGGTCCTCAACACGGTCTGCATCGGCATCAGCTGCGCCTAG
- a CDS encoding ATP-binding cassette domain-containing protein — protein MRLHTGDEELAHEPAPVPRTTPRPPAPECAISTRGLAKSYPGPRSTTTRAVNGLDLDVARGETFAFLGPNGAGKSTTIAMLCALARPTAGHATVAGADVRTQPHQVRQRVGMLFQQSALDPDLTPEQNLHIHARLYGLRRGHARQRTAEVLEVAGLTDRRCSPVRTLSGGMRRRLEIARQLLHAPSVLFLDEPTTGLDPHARAQIWDHLHALRERHGSTLFVTTHQLEEAANCDRVAIIDRGRLVAQGTPDALKAAIGDDRVVLSTSQDARAHDIVRRIVPPGHTVTTDADGICLRVPDGSSWIPRLCAALENHGIAVRAASATPPTLDDVFFHHTGRSIHSAQPGGGR, from the coding sequence ATGCGACTCCACACCGGTGACGAGGAACTCGCCCATGAGCCCGCCCCCGTCCCCCGCACCACGCCCCGCCCGCCCGCGCCCGAGTGCGCCATCAGCACGCGCGGCCTGGCCAAGAGCTACCCCGGGCCGCGGTCCACCACCACCCGCGCCGTGAACGGCCTGGACCTGGACGTCGCGCGAGGCGAGACCTTCGCCTTCCTCGGTCCCAACGGCGCCGGGAAGTCCACGACCATCGCCATGCTGTGCGCCCTGGCCCGCCCCACCGCCGGACACGCCACGGTGGCGGGCGCGGACGTGCGTACCCAGCCCCACCAGGTACGGCAACGGGTCGGCATGCTGTTCCAGCAGAGCGCCCTGGACCCGGACCTGACGCCCGAGCAGAATCTCCACATCCACGCACGGCTCTACGGGTTGCGACGCGGCCACGCCCGGCAGCGCACCGCCGAGGTGCTGGAGGTCGCCGGACTGACCGACCGCCGGTGTTCCCCCGTACGCACCCTGTCCGGCGGGATGCGCCGCCGCCTGGAGATCGCCCGCCAGCTGCTGCACGCGCCGAGCGTGCTGTTCCTGGACGAGCCGACCACCGGACTGGACCCCCACGCACGCGCACAGATCTGGGACCACCTCCACGCCCTGCGGGAGCGGCACGGCAGCACCCTCTTCGTCACGACCCACCAACTCGAAGAGGCCGCGAACTGCGACCGCGTCGCCATCATCGACCGCGGCCGGCTCGTGGCCCAGGGCACACCGGACGCGCTGAAGGCGGCCATCGGGGACGACCGGGTCGTGCTGAGCACCAGCCAGGACGCGCGGGCCCACGACATCGTCCGCCGCATCGTGCCACCCGGACACACCGTCACCACGGACGCCGACGGGATCTGCCTGCGCGTACCCGACGGCAGCTCCTGGATTCCCCGCCTCTGCGCGGCCCTGGAGAACCACGGCATCGCGGTCCGCGCCGCATCCGCCACCCCGCCCACGCTCGACGACGTCTTCTTCCACCACACCGGCCGCAGCATCCACAGCGCCCAGCCCGGAGGCGGCCGATGA
- a CDS encoding ABC transporter permease, with protein MTALPLDASCAQDNDRPTRLRHELRAVHGLIHRDLLRLAGQRAHTALMLLHPVLYLLILGGGLAALIPHSELGVGYQTYLFPGMLMMTVQTPAILVGIRLITDRQSGYLRELLMAPVSRSTLLLGSCAGGTLVATIQGAVLLGLVGVVGLPYDPVLLALLLTGMILISFTITALALTLAVSLRRPETFHTLLGVMMMPLLFLSGGFFPLRSLPGWTHVLAAANPLAYGVDMLRDSIALRAPGGAAVGGITWSGHPLPLAAKAALLLISGVGALLWATHRFERQE; from the coding sequence ATGACCGCGCTCCCTCTCGACGCGTCCTGCGCCCAGGACAACGACCGGCCGACGCGCCTGCGCCATGAACTGCGCGCGGTCCACGGCCTGATCCACCGCGACCTGCTGCGCCTGGCCGGCCAGCGCGCCCACACCGCGCTGATGCTGCTCCACCCCGTGCTGTACCTGCTGATCCTCGGAGGGGGACTCGCCGCCCTCATCCCCCACTCGGAGCTGGGGGTGGGCTATCAGACCTATCTCTTCCCCGGCATGCTGATGATGACCGTGCAGACGCCCGCCATCCTGGTCGGCATCCGCCTCATCACCGACCGGCAGAGCGGCTATCTGCGCGAACTCCTGATGGCTCCGGTCAGCCGCTCGACCCTGCTCCTGGGAAGCTGCGCCGGCGGCACCCTCGTCGCCACGATCCAGGGCGCCGTCCTGCTCGGACTCGTCGGCGTCGTCGGCCTGCCCTACGACCCGGTCCTCCTGGCGCTGCTTCTCACCGGGATGATCCTGATCTCCTTCACGATCACCGCCCTCGCGCTGACCCTGGCCGTGAGCCTGCGCAGACCCGAGACGTTCCACACGCTGCTCGGCGTGATGATGATGCCTCTGCTGTTCCTCTCCGGCGGCTTCTTCCCCCTCCGGAGCCTGCCCGGCTGGACCCACGTCCTGGCAGCGGCGAACCCGCTCGCGTACGGCGTGGACATGCTTCGCGACAGCATCGCCCTGCGGGCCCCGGGCGGGGCGGCCGTCGGTGGCATCACCTGGTCCGGCCACCCGCTCCCGCTCGCCGCGAAGGCGGCCCTGCTCCTGATCAGCGGAGTCGGCGCCCTGCTGTGGGCCACGCACCGGTTCGAACGCCAGGAGTGA
- a CDS encoding DUF3533 domain-containing protein, whose protein sequence is MADETGSTTRVDAWTEMKDAITTRAVLVMVGVLLLQLGFALSYMGAFHAPKPHRVPITLVAPRPVEADLVARLNSLPGDPVHVTAVQDRAQARARLLERKTDAALIVALTGRTDTLLIASAGGPSASDAAAKVVATVERTQNRALTVRDIRPPAAGDSRGLSSFYLVLSWTIGGYLAASALNMAAGSKRPTLRRSIVRLAAMVPYAFISGIGGALIVGPVLNCLPGAFWELVGIGTLVVFASGAVGVALQSLLGTIGLGLTILIFTILGNPSSGGVYPASLLPPFWAAIGQALPPGAGTTVVRNTVYFDGNNITGALWILGAWAFAGIVVALLAAALGDRRTRTETR, encoded by the coding sequence GTGGCGGATGAAACAGGCTCGACGACGAGGGTCGACGCGTGGACGGAGATGAAGGACGCGATCACCACCAGGGCCGTTCTCGTCATGGTGGGTGTGCTGCTGCTCCAACTGGGCTTCGCTCTCTCGTACATGGGGGCGTTCCACGCTCCCAAACCCCACCGCGTCCCCATCACCCTGGTCGCCCCGCGCCCCGTGGAGGCCGACCTCGTCGCCCGGCTCAACTCCCTGCCCGGCGACCCGGTGCACGTCACCGCCGTGCAGGACCGCGCGCAGGCCAGGGCGCGGCTCCTGGAGCGGAAGACCGACGCCGCGCTGATCGTGGCGCTGACCGGGCGCACGGACACTCTGCTCATCGCCTCGGCGGGCGGCCCCTCGGCCTCGGACGCCGCCGCGAAGGTCGTGGCGACCGTCGAGCGGACGCAGAACCGCGCCCTGACCGTCCGCGACATCCGCCCGCCCGCCGCGGGGGACTCACGTGGGCTGTCGTCCTTCTACCTCGTGCTGAGCTGGACGATCGGCGGCTATCTCGCCGCGTCCGCGCTGAACATGGCGGCCGGATCGAAGCGTCCCACCCTCCGGCGCTCCATCGTGCGGCTCGCGGCGATGGTGCCCTACGCCTTCATCTCCGGGATCGGCGGCGCCCTCATCGTGGGCCCCGTACTGAACTGTCTGCCGGGCGCGTTCTGGGAGCTCGTCGGCATCGGCACCCTGGTCGTGTTCGCCTCCGGGGCCGTGGGGGTGGCCCTGCAGTCGCTGCTCGGCACGATCGGCCTCGGCCTGACCATCCTCATCTTCACGATCCTCGGCAACCCGAGTTCGGGCGGCGTCTACCCGGCGTCCCTGCTGCCGCCCTTCTGGGCCGCGATCGGCCAGGCCCTGCCGCCCGGGGCCGGTACGACCGTGGTGCGCAACACGGTCTACTTCGACGGCAACAACATCACGGGGGCGCTGTGGATCCTGGGTGCCTGGGCGTTCGCCGGGATCGTCGTGGCGCTCCTGGCCGCAGCCCTGGGCGACCGGCGGACCCGTACGGAAACCCGTTAG
- a CDS encoding alpha/beta hydrolase — protein sequence MHFTSEQRLDDGVLERTFTLGDIPGILWTPASPSVSAPVPLILLGHPTLGLNTMYPRLLGRARHSAAEGFATATIELPGCGERPRLPALDEARADMRRALETGEPLSDEIIDAVVLPLVDRAVPEWQAALDALLALPGIDGPVGYSGGVISIGVRLALVEPRLAAAVLFAGSFVPRATFEEARRITTPLHVLLQWDDERNDRQASLDLFDAFGTEEKSLHAHMGGHTGVPQHAGDPAVQFFTRHLKK from the coding sequence ATGCATTTCACCTCCGAGCAGCGCCTCGACGACGGCGTACTCGAACGCACCTTCACCCTCGGTGACATTCCCGGAATCCTCTGGACACCCGCATCCCCGTCGGTGTCCGCACCGGTGCCGCTGATCCTGCTCGGTCACCCCACGCTCGGCCTGAACACGATGTACCCGCGTCTGCTCGGCCGCGCCCGGCACTCCGCGGCGGAGGGCTTCGCCACGGCCACCATCGAACTCCCCGGCTGCGGCGAGCGGCCCCGGCTTCCCGCCCTCGACGAGGCTCGCGCCGACATGCGCCGGGCGCTGGAAACGGGCGAACCTCTCAGCGACGAGATCATCGACGCAGTCGTCCTCCCGCTGGTCGACCGGGCGGTGCCGGAGTGGCAGGCCGCCCTGGACGCGCTCCTCGCCCTGCCCGGGATCGACGGGCCGGTCGGATACTCGGGGGGAGTGATCTCCATCGGTGTGCGGCTGGCGCTGGTCGAGCCGCGCCTCGCGGCCGCCGTCCTCTTCGCCGGAAGCTTCGTCCCGCGCGCCACGTTCGAGGAGGCCCGCCGGATCACCACTCCGCTGCACGTCCTGTTGCAGTGGGACGACGAGAGGAACGACCGGCAGGCGTCGCTCGACCTGTTCGACGCCTTCGGCACCGAGGAGAAGTCCCTGCACGCCCACATGGGCGGGCACACCGGTGTCCCGCAGCACGCCGGTGACCCCGCGGTCCAGTTCTTCACCCGGCACCTGAAGAAGTAG
- a CDS encoding metalloregulator ArsR/SmtB family transcription factor, with protein MTAEAEGAGQHGEPSAAVLGRASEAFGLLASPARLHIVWILAHGDCDVSGLAERVGGALPAVSQHLTKLKLAGLVSSRREGRRQVYYVDDTDVVAVVRLMIGQLAAQEGAPVRRLHGTGA; from the coding sequence GTGACCGCAGAGGCCGAAGGGGCGGGTCAGCACGGTGAACCGTCCGCCGCGGTCCTCGGCCGGGCGTCCGAGGCATTCGGCCTGCTCGCCTCGCCCGCACGCCTGCACATCGTCTGGATCCTCGCCCACGGCGACTGCGACGTCAGCGGCCTCGCGGAACGGGTCGGCGGTGCGCTGCCCGCCGTCAGCCAGCACCTGACGAAGCTCAAGCTCGCCGGGCTGGTGAGCTCCCGGCGGGAAGGCCGCCGGCAGGTGTACTACGTCGACGACACGGACGTCGTGGCCGTCGTGCGCCTGATGATCGGACAGCTCGCGGCGCAGGAGGGCGCGCCGGTGCGCCGGCTGCACGGGACCGGTGCCTGA